In the Arachis ipaensis cultivar K30076 chromosome B04, Araip1.1, whole genome shotgun sequence genome, ATGGTGGCTATAACAGCCCTTTTTACCAGGATGTTGTGGCATCATTTctgtttaaaatggcggtttctaaccgccatttttaccattATAACCaccatttttataaaattataatggcatcttttgtatttaaaatggcagtttccaaccgccgtttttaccaaaATATAATGGCATCATTTTCGTTTAAAATGACAATTTTTAACCACCATTTCTACTAGCATAtaatggcatcattttcatttaaaatgggggtttctaaccgccgtttgtacctaattatgatgacaattttatgcattttaaaataagattgaaaCTATCAATTTATAGTGATATTTTCGAAATTCACTTAAAAATCTCGTAATAACGAAAAGGCATAGCCATAAATCAAATATCATAAGATGATTTTTAATTCATACATGATCCAAAAGTCATAATCCAAGTCATAATTGAAATGTCATAATTCAAAAACAAAGTATCAAAGTAGTTGTATATATGCAAATTAAGTTTTTCTTAGAACTCCAATGAGATTGAAGCTTCCAGTGAGCCATTTGCCAGCAGGAACATAGAGCTGAACACCACCTTTTGATTCATACTGACTCAGGTTTTTAATTGCATTTTCAAATGCCTTTGTGTTTGATGTGTTTCCATCACCAACTCCTCCATAATCAGCCAATGATGCATTGTGTGCTTTGCAGTTTATAGCATTGTACTCAAATGAATTACTTCTAGAACCACTCTTTGATCTTCTACTCTCACCTTTCTTTGAATTCAGCAACACAATCACCACAATCAAACCACAAACTAGTCTCATACCCTGCAAAATCAAATatgtaataaaataataaaatataaaaataaaaatatatagtaaagtttaataaaaaaattgcataaaaagaGGGTCTTATTACTTCTATCCTCATGTTTTTATCTTTCAAGAGGAGATTCTTCAAGtattaagagaaaaataaaaggcactttaatattttttttttgaatttgaggtgtgtgtgaatgaatgagtGAAACTATATGTCAAGTATTTATATGAGGGAAGGTTTAATTTATTAGCTATGGCTAAGAGTAGGTTCATGATTTATATAATGTTTGAAGTTTCCTTTATCTGATCATTATTATAATGTTTGaagttttcttaaaaaaaaaaactcattagATGAAATATCAATAATcattcctctctttttttttacatAACAGGCAAGACTAAGCAGTTAAGTCTGTTAAAACTTAAAAAGAAAAGCCTTCAAAGACAAAAACCAGCCATAAGAAACTTTAGGATTTGCTTTCTGTTATCATCTCTTGATTTCTTCTTAATGTTTCTTACTTTTACAAGATTTAGAAAAGCATAATAAAAACAGATTTAATGATTTCAACTTTTGGTTTTACAAAATCTTAAAAACAAGAGATACTATTTTGTTAAAAATCAAAGAAACCATGTTTAAATAAATTTGATCTGTTGCACTTATTTAAGCCTAAACCTGTTTTAGATTCCAACTGTGAACCTTTCAGCAGATTTAGTCTTCAATAAAATAATTGAACGAGCTCATCAATTTAAACTTTGAAGTAAAATATCTTGTACAAACAATCCTCGTGCCACTTGTTGTCACTACCCACTGGAGATTCAAAGATGCAAAAAAGTTAGAGCTTCAAATTATTTATTAGAAATCTTCATCCCACTTgagattattatttatttttaattaaaaaaatagatgATGAAAACTACAATTCAAAGGAAGCTAAATAATTGGAATTTGAAACAGAGAGAAAGAGACACAAGTTCAGAGAAAACACTGCTCAATTTTGCTGTTAGTTaaatggctatatatatatatcaaagtgAAGTTAATAAGAAATTAGGGAAACACGGTTCTTCTCATTACTAGAAATTACAATGAAATCATAAAGAACATGTGCTTTTTCTATTTGATAGTTAAGAGGTCTCATAAACCCCCAATATAACTTGCAGATCTTCAACACTAGCAGTATGCCCAACAAATGAAGTATTGTCAATATTCCATGTTGCAGCAGTCGTAGGTATTTTCCTTTTCACTTCAATTAATATCAAGTTGGTTAAGTACTAAATAAATTCATCCCATTTCTAccattcattgaattacaatagagctccctaacccaatgaaagggggtttagtgagtcatagctctgaattcaattacaaagaaaTGAAAACTAGCTCAATGAAAAGGTAAAAGGTCCtccctaacttaaattctatcctatttatacactttctatattgagcttctgttgagtttcttgggctttgaggcctctccatgctttccttttgccttgggtttatgatccataatcttgatgaggctgTTGATCCAAATTCTGTAACATTTATTGAGCCAATTTAGTGATAATCAaataatgacacatgactcaataaATTGAGATTTCCaactcatcaatccttcaggcccaatcccataaaccatgatattcaattgggtttcataccaaAGTAAGTTTAAGTTAATATTTGTGCTCAAAGACTAACTTAAATCAcaatatttttggcccagaaaccttttccaagagtggcgtttaagttgtagtttaagcttaaactgcagcttaaccgccagacacttccagtgaggcCTTTTGTagaagcacgtttaagcttcagtttaaggttaaactgaagcttaaacgtggaaatggaagaaggtagCCCTGGAGAGTCATGTAGttgaacacgtttaagcttcagtttaaggttaaactgaagcttaaacgtggaaatggctccctggtgcTCTTCCCACTCCTGGCgcttaacctccagtttgaggtcaaactggaggttaaacgccagaatgagtaTGCCACCCAGGGAGgagttccacgtttaacctccagtttaaggttaaa is a window encoding:
- the LOC110271530 gene encoding probable polygalacturonase, which produces MRIEGMRLVCGLIVVIVLLNSKKGESRRSKSGSRSNSFEYNAINCKAHNASLADYGGVGDGNTSNTKAFENAIKNLSQYESKGGVQLYVPAGKWLTGSFNLIGVLRKT